The Huiozyma naganishii CBS 8797 chromosome 3, complete genome genome contains a region encoding:
- the SWM1 gene encoding Swm1p (similar to Saccharomyces cerevisiae SWM1 (YDR260C); ancestral locus Anc_5.620) produces MASNFRDSSFQYQHLRSSHHALYQEWLDDVALPPPDQTGSDAPEDGTAHGVEGGPDSGGVKEGRPAAHNALDSTQYWDYFDDEEAWQIFNKHNLTVESNGRVVFHPVVMASPPENTATSNSAAGAGQTVANTTQDCEEKTITGSIFDPRVLAKIRKQVTSWEGPAFPGKSG; encoded by the coding sequence ATGGCAAGTAATTTTAGAGACTCGTCATTTCAGTACCAGCATCTGCGCAGCTCGCACCATGCACTGTACCAAGAATGGCTGGATGACGTTGCGCTGCCGCCGCCGGACCAAACGGGCAGCGATGCACCTGAGGACGGTACCGCCCACGGCGTAGAGGGTGGCCCAGACAGCGGTGGTGTCAAAGAGGGTCGCCCCGCGGCGCACAATGCGCTCGATTCCACGCAGTACTGGGATTACTttgacgacgaagaagcGTGGCAGATTTTCAATAAGCACAATCTGACTGTGGAGAGCAACGGCCGCGTTGTGTTCCACCCAGTTGTGATGGCTAGCCCACCAGAGAATACCGCCACTAGCAACTCTGCTGCCGGCGCGGGTCAAACTGTTGCTAACACCACGCAGGACTGCGAGGAAAAGACTATTACCGGCTCCATATTTGATCCACGTGTGCTAGCAAAGATCCGGAAACAGGTGACTTCTTGGGAGGGCCCCGCTTTCCCAGGGAAGAGTGGGTAA